A stretch of the Leeuwenhoekiella sp. MAR_2009_132 genome encodes the following:
- a CDS encoding SUMF1/EgtB/PvdO family nonheme iron enzyme translates to MIKGGSFLCDKSYCASYRISARMGQSLNSSSDHTGFRTVVDLAMLK, encoded by the coding sequence GTGATTAAAGGAGGTTCGTTTTTGTGTGACAAGTCTTATTGTGCGAGCTATCGCATTTCTGCCCGTATGGGGCAAAGCTTAAATTCTTCTTCAGACCATACCGGTTTTAGAACTGTGGTTGATCTCGCTATGTTGAAATAG